One window of Hydractinia symbiolongicarpus strain clone_291-10 chromosome 3, HSymV2.1, whole genome shotgun sequence genomic DNA carries:
- the LOC130635691 gene encoding serpin B6-like: protein MDIQASINNFAGLLYKAISSSNTSKNMFFSPASIFAAVSMTYCGSRRTTAEQIKNALGVSDNPDSIAFHESVCKIWENLHQSEEVGFEMANCMWVESSYPTENIFQDILLNYYKADATLVDFIENPENSRKLINDWIEQKTHGKITNLLVEGTVSALTRLVITNAIYFKGNWVSEFKKGHTRGMDFHFASNKSIKASMMYQKGDFIYSQNPTYKVLVLPYAGCDVKMVVVLPNEVGGLSSVEEELFEDGIGERNIQSWVTLRTTKTEVFLPKFKFSHGCDLVSTLESLGIVDLFSCGKADLSGVSGKKDLYVSSAVHKAFVDVNEEGTEAAAATAMVANLRCAMRFPVFKADHPFMFILYDKSSHTVLFMGRVYKPEV, encoded by the exons ATGGACATACAAGCATCAATTAACAACTTTGCTGGGCTATTATACAAGGCTATCTCATCATCTAATACGtccaaaaatatgtttttctcaCCGGCCAGTATTTTTGCAGCAGTATCAATGACATATTGTGGGTCACGACGGACAACAGCTGAGCAGATAAAAAATGCTTTAGGAGTTTCAGACAATCCAGATAGCATTGCATTCCATGAAAGTGTTTGTAAG atttgggAAAATTTACACCAGTCTGAAGAAGTTGGCTTCGAGATGGCCAATTGTATGTGGGTAGAATCAAGCTACCCAACGGAAAACATATTTCAGGATATCCTCCTTAATTATTACAAGGCAGATGCCACTTTGGTGGATTTTATAGAAAATCCTGAAAATTCACGGAAATTGATAAATGATTGGATTGAACAGAAAACGCATGGGAAGATCACCAACCTGCTGGTTGAAGGGACTGTGTCTGCCCTGACACGTTTAGTTATTACAaatgcaatttattttaaaggaaattgggtgtcagaatttaaaaaaggcCATACTAGAGGAATGGACTTTCACTTCGCATCCAATAAATCTATTAAAGCATCAATGATGTATCAAAAAGGAGATTTTATTTATTCTCAGAATCCCACTTACAAAGTCCTAGTCCTCCCATATGCTGGATGCGATGTCAAAATGGTTGTTGTGCTTCCCAATGAAGTTGGTGGTTTATCTTCCGTTGAAGAAGAGTTGTTTGAGGATGGCATTGGAGAGCGAAATATTCAAAGTTGGGTTACACTACGTACAACTAAAACAGAGGTTTTTCTTCCAAAGTTTAAATTTTCACATGGTTGTGATCTAGTGAGCACTCTGGAAAGCTTGGGAATTGTTGATTTGTTTTCATGCGGTAAAGCAGATTTGAGCGGAGTTAGTGGAAAAAAAGATTTGTATGTTTCATCAGCTGTACATAAAGCGTTTGTAGATGTGAATGAAGAAGGGACAGAAGCTGCTGCTGCAACAGCTATGGTGGCCAATTTAAGATGTGCCATGAGGTTTCCAGTCTTTAAGGCTGATCATCCGTTTATGTTCATTTTGTATGATAAATCGTCTCATACTGTGTTATTTATGGGTAGGGTGTATAAGCCAGAGGTTTAA